The region CAACAGGGAAATAGAGAGAAACATACCGGTTGATAAAAATAGGCTTATGAAGCCGGTGTTCTTCATGTTTACTGTAGGATTAGGTGGCCATTATTACGGTTGTGACGTGTCCCTGGCTACATTCAGGCTAATCTAGAATCTTCTAGAACACAGTCCATAGGTTTTATGAATGGCCTCGCCCACTCGGGTTGCGTAGGTCACAGCTTCACATTTATTTGTTCACATTCACGCCGTGAAGACACATTTTGGGGTCCGGTGTCTTGCTCAAGCACACCCGATGTGGAAACCGCCGCACGACGACCTTCTAAACAACCAGCTGAGCCACTGCCACCGTGTCTGATGGATTCatcccatttttctttttctttgctgcAGCGGAAAGGTAACTGAAATGTTACTCCttgtatttttttcatttctgcacCACTTACAGCTGGATTTCTACTGTAGGATGATGGAAAACGTTGACTTATTCACTCGCATATGCTTTTGGCATGTATTTTCTGCAATGTAATGACAGTGATGATGGAAATAAACTCTTTCTTCTGCAGACTTTGCTCACGAGTGCAGGAAACATTGACTCAATAcaataaatgtatgtttacaAAAATTTCCCAAATTCCCAAGCGTAGGAAATGTGTTAGTAATGTCATATTTTTCatggtatttttaaaaaataatttaattcacCTAAATTATGGCATATTAGTGTTGTATTTTTAGGGTTTTGGGGATTAAACCTGGACTGTTTCTGTACACCTTGTCAACGACATCAAGGGCtgaccacaagggggcggtATCAGGGCATAGACTTGTCTAAGACATGTCTCGTGTCATATTCTATTGTAGGTTCTGAAGTGAGGTCTGCACCGCCTCACGTGTCGACCAGGCCGCTACGCACCTGCTGATGATGCCTTTGATCTGACAGTCcttctccacctgctgctgcttcagacgGCGCTCGCTGTCTTCCAGGCGGTTCTGATACTGCTGCAGGATCTTGCTGGTCTGCTGCTCCTGCGATAAAAGCCTCTGCTCGTACTCCTCGAGCTTGCGATGGGACATCTTCAGGCGCTCCTTCAAAGAATGGATCTCTTCCTCGTACTCTTTCACCTGAAACAACAAAGTCTGTCAATGGACTTCCAGAGGTGATGCTAATGTTCCACAGCTGCTACACTGATGCCTGTCTATAAATAAAAGGAATCCTGTGCACAGACCTGCACTCCACTTACTTTAAGGTTACTTTATATTAATGTGAAAAAGGCTGAAACACTGTAGCGCACCTCATGATGAGTGGTCGAGCACTATGTTTACTGTACATTGGCGATTTAGTAACCACTTACTGTCTGATAAAAACCCTTAGTACCCCACACAAATCATGATTATAGTGCTAAGTCCTTGTCAACTATTGAACTCATGCGTTTAATGGAAAGATGGAAAAGCCAACCCTATCTAGTCGCGACTCGTCCATGCTCTTGGAGTACTCTTTGAGCTGGCCTTCTCGGTCCGGCCGCAGGCTCTCAATATCGGCGGAGAGATGAGGCATGTTGGACACCCAGGCGACTGTCCGCTCATTGAGGGCTGGGGTGTTCAAGGTCGACTGGGAACCCTGACAAGAAAGGACGAGACAGCTTGATGATGGTTCAAACAGACGTCAGAGACTATTAATGTGACCTTAGAACAAGACATGAGCGTGACCTGTTTATTGCCTGGTTtcagcaggtgctgctgtggcggctgcagctgtgactgcGCAGACTTCTTGGTGTTCTTGGTCGGGGTGTCGGTGGACACCTCTCCGGCAGCCGCCGGGCCCTGGCTCTCTTTGGCGGAGCTGGTCTGGTATGGAAGCCCAGGAGCCGGGCTGTCCGTTACCGACAGCTGcgcctgttcctgctgctgcgccgcctgctgctgctgcgcctggCGAAGCTTCGGCTGACCGCCGCTGAAGTTGGCGTCGGAGGAGTCGAGGAGGAGGTTCCTGCTCTGCGGCCGCACTTTTGGAGGAGTGGCAGTGGCCGGAGTGTTGATGGACCGCTGCGACTTCAGGTGTGGAGGGGCGATGGACGATTGGCGGACAGGATGAACGGTGGTCGGGGGCGTGGCCAGTGAGGCAGGCGTGCCGGTGCCCGTCGCGGTCTGAGATGTGATGCccaccaggtgctgctgctgctgctgaagagaaTCCTGAGAAGATGAAAAGGTGGGAAAATGATCAAGACAGGCCAAAACACTGAACATTTTCTATTTCTATATGatcaaaaaaacattaaaacagcaacaatagACAGAAAATATAAACAACTGAGTTTGGTCTCTAATGGCTGAGCAAGACCAGAAGATGATTAAATGGAAAGATAAAGCATTACCCTGACACATTATCAGTATAAATAAACAGGAGGCTTGTGGTATTTGTTCCACTCCAGCCCACGCAGACACAGAAATAGCTCAATGCTTCATCGTTAAGCACTTTACTTTTGTAAAGATGTATTGTAAACATCAGTGTTTACTGATCAGCTCCATCGCTAAATACTGCCCTGAAAATACCTCAGTCGAGCAGAAGACGCCATCATGACCTCTGCCAACGAGCACCGTCTCTCTGCACATTTGGAtaaattgtttgtttgttaccatggatgattttttttggtttggtgaTGGTGATCACGATAAATAAGCAATAAACTCCCAGACAGGTTGTGCTTCTGATCTTCTTCTCTGTGTCCCAGTCAAATTTTGTCTTTTAATACCTTCAATAGGAGCGCGCAGCGACGGGAAACGCGATGACCGACACCGTTACTGCTGCATGTTTCTGACGCTCGGCCTGTTCAAACAGGAGCAGAGTGCGGCTGCAATTTATGTCAAGCACCCTTCACAGTGCAGCGGTTCACTGAACAATCCTGCAGCCGCTGGCTGTCTGGAACGTAGCAGCCCTCATTTAGAAGCACCCTCGCGTCAGTTTCACACACTACAGCTGTCGAGAAGGTCGCGTCCTAAAGAATTCCTTCATGTGCACCCTAAAAACCTTGACAATAAACCCATGACTGCACACTTAGCTGCCACAGGAGAATATAATGTTTCCATTAAGTGATCTGCCAGAAAGAAATCCTGTTTAATATAATCCCAAACATGATAATGTCAGGAGACAGCTCTGTACCTGCACCTGCAGCGACAGCTGGTGCCAGGCGAAGTCGTTGCTCTGATTCTGCCGGGTGAAATCATCGCTGTAGCTGTGCGAGTGAACAATGCTGGGCTGCACCAGGCTGCTCTGCGTCCGCAGGGCCGACAAGTCCTCGCTGCGGGAGAAGGCGCTGTTGCCAAAGGCCGGCTGGTAGTCGAGGTGGCCGTTCTCTGGCTCCGGGGcgagcagaagaggagggggatgCGACTGGGATTGAGCTGGGGAGTTCTGCGCCGCCAGATGGAATAGCGGGTTCTGGAAGGACAGGGGGAAGTTCATGGCAGCCgctgcgtgctgctgctgctgagagatgGACTCTGTCGGACCCCCTATGTGGCCCATCTGGCTCAGCCTCAAGCCCGAACCCGCTGAGCCGGCCGGCATATGCCGGAGAGGGCCGCAAAGGTTCCCGAAGCTGTGGCCCAGGCCGGCGATGGAGGCCTGGGAGGAGGTGAGCATGTCTCCCACTGAGTTCAGGTTGGAAATGCTGTTCATACGGGAGTCCTGAAGGTCCATCATGGACACGCTTTTATTCACACTGTGGacctgaagaaaaacaagagtaaattaaatttaaagcGCTTCGtttgctgctttaaaaacagtaaaactgtCATACACACAAAATCTACATTTATAACCCTGGTGTTTAATCaccttttatttcattgtgtatataaaaaaacacaattgtACAAcatcaaatgcaaataaagaaaactgaCAGATATCCGCAACGACATATTTAAAATTACTTTTCCACACGTGCACCTGCACGAGACCCTAAATTTAGAAGTAAAACAACAAATAATTTGTTCTTTTTGCATCAGGATACGTTAAAAAATCTTGCACAcagaattaatatttttaataattacTGTTGTAATTTTAAAAGAATTTCCTTTTTTGCACCCAAAGGGTTTTATGGCtattaataaaacacattttagaaTTGTTAATATAAATACAGCGTactaaaaaacaaaccccagcaTCTTTTCGTTTGTACACCTTAATAATGCTGAATACATTTTTGAACATGAACTTACATTAAAAACGGCGAAACAGGGAGATGACTTTGTTTGAACCGTACCTTTGGATCCGGTTCTGTAATGTCTGAGCTACTTGTGCAGTACGCTGGGCTCGATCGAGCCAGCGGAGGGCGGGTCACGTAGAACACCTCCCTCGAAGAGCGCAGGTCCCGTTCTGCCAGACGTCTCATGTTCAGATTGGATGAGAGAGATTCCACAGCCGAGACTCCGGTTGTAGGCGATGGCAGGCGGGAGATGTCTATGGAACTGGGGACACAAGAGACCTGGAGTTACTGGctggctccagcccccccgctgGCCGACACCTCGGGGGTTGGTACTGActggtggctgctgctgttccagtaAATGGATGTTACAGCTATTGTTGTTATCATTTAGATAACAAACCAATTCGGCATTAGCTGGTCGGAGGTAATGAGCACAAGTCCGGTCCAGTTCTGCTTAAGAGTTCTTATGATTGTTATAATGAGAACAATTTAATGTGGGCAGATCCAGACTGttaaaatagattaaaacacaataaagggTCTCTGTAGGAGTGTGTAGTAACAGATGGTGAGCATAAATTTATATTCCAAAGTGATGACTGGTAATCATGCCCAGTTTGTCGAGCCATTATAGCCACTGAAACTGCCAATCTGGATGCAGGGGAAGTGCAGAACCAAACCTGTTTAAGTCGCGCATCATATGGCTTTGGAAGTCAGACGACTTGAGGCGGTTGAAGGACGGCCGTGAGAAGAGTCTGTCCTTGGGTCTGTCTGGCTGGTGGTTGGAGGGCATGTGGAGCTGCGGGTTCCTCAGAGCCACGTTGATGTCGTTCAGCAGCCGCGGCAGAGGGCCCAGCTTGAGAATGGcgtcctgcagcaggagaatttcaaaatttaaaaaatgaataatctaatctaataatCTTTCACATCAGTCCAGACACATTTGATAGATTTTTCTACTTTCAGCATGTCATTTATTAGAATCCACCTTTGTTATGTAATGTTCTTTTCCCCCTCTATGTCTGAACTAAATAAAGAAAGTTAGATGCGTTTCTCATTCTGAGCTATTTTCATCAGGTACACGCAGCTGGTCAGCATTAATTCAGGAATAAAGTGACAACAGGGCTGAAAATAACTGTGCTGATGTATTCTGATATAAAGGAGCTGCGAACGGAAGTGTTGAGAGCTTCCAGAGTCTAAAAAGGACACTAAACATGccttatattttaatatattacTAATATATTACATATTACATCAAGATGCCATGACAGCAGATTAGACCTAGAAGAAACCTTCATTTAGGTGTCTTTTTGTGAatcacaggaggaaaaaagaactcTGTATTAATAACTGAACACTCATTCAAAGCTTTGTGCCATCTGATAGAGTGTTTCAAGTTTCACTACTTGTCTACACCAGAGATTGGTAACTTCTACAAATGTGCACAGGTACACAGAAAGTTTAGCCTATGAATTCCTTCAAAATGTCATTACATGCACAAATGCAGCTTAAAAGCCTTCCATCTGTTTACCTCTGAAGCCAACGTGACTTGCATGTTGAAATATCAATTCTACAGTAATCTTTGACGTCTTCTAACGAAGACCTGCTGTCATTGCTGCACCCACCTTGCTGAGTTGGCCCATGACCTCCCACAGTAAGCTGTGGAGCATGGACAGCTCTCTGCCCAGGTCGATGTAGCCCTCGAACCCTCCGGCGTTTCCACCCGCGTCCATGTTGGAGATCTCGAAAAGAAACTGCTGCATGGAGTCCCACTCCATTTCCAGGAACTCATTCATGAAATACATGTATTCTTCCTTTGGTCCGAATCTGAGAGGTCGAGAAAAGGTCTGTTATGCTGGCATTAGACGCAAGCGCCGCTTCTTTAATTCCACCCTGGAGATGCAGATTCCACTCAAATTTTCATTTTCGAAAGGTGAAGGAGTGGAAAACATCAACCATATGCTGAAATATAAAGCAGTCCACATACTTGGCTCAGCTTTCTGCAGTTAATAACTATGCTTCATGGTAACTACAGGTGCAAATTTGCCCCAGAGGCATTGATATACCTCCTCAACCAAGCATCCAGTGTGCTGTTAAAATATTTGAATCTCACCGTACGGTCACAGCAAAACTGGAAACCTCTATTTCCAGGATATTACTCTGTAACAGGTCTCCCACCTCATACAGGAAGCGGTTTACTGGCTGGTTGCAGGCGGTGACTCACTTGCTGAAGCTGGCCAGGGTCTGCATCACCTTGGCGATGAGAGTGAGCGTGCGGGACGTGGGTTCGGCCGGGTATTCCTGCATTAGGTTGAACAGGGAGGGAGACATGATGGCCGGGCACATGAAGcgaaggaagagggaggaagtgatgagGCTGTCGGCCAGATCCTCTCTTCCTCGCTCCGCGCATCTCGCTCTCCATGAGGCGAAGACTTCCTTTAGCTCCCGGGGAAATATGCTGGAATCAGAAGGTGATATTATTACCCACTGTCAGggagaaaaacacagcagcaattAGGAGTCCTGCAAGGTCAGGCAACTAAAACAGATGGTAAATTATTGGACTGCAACCCTCCCAGGATGAGAATATGTTTGTGAAAGCATTTCTGAAATCTTTCACCATGATTTTTGCTGATATGGTTGCTGGTTGTTTGACTTTCAACACACATTAACAAACACCATCCACATAAAAAAGCTATGAAAAAAACCATGAGGTTGAAGAGGTTACCTACGATGACAGAAATCATCACTGAGAAAAATAGATTTAAGAAAATTCTGACCTAAAATAAGGAGGAAGGACTTGTGACCTTACTGCAGCTGACcaccagagggagacagagatgaTTTGACCCTACTGTCGCGTCGCTTACGtgatttaattttaattgaCACAGAGGTTAATACTTAAAAATCAATTATTTGGTCATTATTTTTTGAAGGCTTTCCTATATTACGTCCTATATTAGAATAGCAGGAACTCATATAATGTagtagctccccctggtggacaatGTCAGCCACCTTAATGTCAATTTCCACATTTTGGAGCTATTGACCATTTATACACAATAAAAGGCACACAGAGCCatacaaaggggaaaaaaatactgaCCAAAGAGAGTTGATAATCTTGCAGAGCAACAGTTCACAACACATGCGAAGGTTGGCTTGATGGTCAGCAAGGACTGATGGTGGGATACGCATTGGATCCACCTCACAGTTCTCCTCAGACTCGTATAAGGCTCGAATGAAGTCACCTGCACATCGTAGATCACAATGACACCACTCTTCCTTCAAACGTTGTAATAAATAATAGAGTATATCGATGGGAACGTCAAGAAATGTCCATTTCCACAATTATCTCTACATAAAAGGTATCGTTATAATAAACAGAGTTAGAATCTCGATGGTTTCGGTCAACAGGGGCTCAGAAGTGATTTTGGTTCCAGCAGGTTTACCTATAGCATCTTTGAGGTATCTGTGACCTATCAGTTTGAGGTACTCCTCCACGGCTTTCGTCGCTAGCGTGTTTTCACGAAAGATCAAGTGCTCGCGGTCCATGAACCGGTCCACCTCGCACATGGCCATGTCAGACAGGAACTCCTAGCAAGACAGAACCTTTTTTCAGCTCAACTGtggaaaggttaaaaaaaaaaagtaaaaaagttGGAACCGCGGGGGTCACCTTTGTCTTCCCTGTGCTTTGGAGGATGTGCACCAGAGCAAACGCCACCTCCTCTTTGCTCTTCACGCTTAACAGTGGCTCCAGAACCGCACAGAGTGTTCGGTAGTTGTTGGTGATGTACTCGGCAAACTCCTTGTACAGCTCCATCGGGAGGATGTTCATTGTCTGGTAGCGAGACTTGACCCGTAGTGAGGCGTTGATTACCTTGGCGCTCCCAACCCCGCCGCTTTTGGCCAGGACGCTGGACTGTATCACCGGGTACCACTGCTCAAAGAACTGCCGACCCGTGATGCTGGAGATGGGGATGCTGACAAGGCCGAGATATGTGCTTTTCTCCTGGATGACCGAGCAAAAACAACATTCCGAATGTCACCATTGCAGCAGTTTTTCATTTTGGAATTTGATGTTTTTtggatttaattttattttattgccttGCGCCTCTTTTTGTCTGTCTCCTTGTACAGGTGCAAACGAAGGCTACGAATGGTAGGCAAATTGTTGAACTCAAAATGCTCTCCCCAGAAGACGGTGTCTGTCCGGGGTTTGCTGGTGGTGCGTGCATACAGCATGTCATCCAGACACAGCTCACAATAGTAACGCTTCTTCGCCGGAAGGTCTCGAGCCTCGATGATCCACAACTTGAGCACATTGTCCACGCGTCTGCTGTTGTCCTGGAAGCAAAACGCGCCGTTCTATTACGACATCAGAACAGCTTATTCAGTTTTTCCATGCTTTTCAAGCAGCTGTCAGCTTGTATTGATGCAAAGGGGCTTCCTTTGAATTGAAACTCGTGTCTCGGCTACCTTGTTTGGTTTGACGGCTCGTTGCAGATTTTCAATCCACTTGTCTCGTTCTGAAGCAGATCGGCAGGCGAAACACTTTGTCCCTGAATTGGTGGTCACCTGCAGGGAGAAGGAGGTCGGCTGAAGATCGTATCCCATATTTTCCTCACCTCACAGCTGGATATCAATGATCTCTGCCACTGTGAGCATTTTGCTAATGGGCTAAAATCATAACATCCTCTGTATGTGTTGGTGTCATGCTAAGAGTTTGCTGTTTTGACAGGAAGAGATTTAACATATCTTTTATTGCTAGCAAATGTTTCATCAATGATGGGACACTACCTCTGATCAATGGAGAAGATCCTCTAACCAGCTAGAACTAGATGGACACCTATTTACCGTTGATAGGCTTGAGAGAAAATCCCCTGAAAAGGACTTGGACGTGTTTCAGTGGACGCTAGGGGGGGGTGGGGCGGGTGTAGAAAGTAAAATGTTATGCAACACACCTCAAAGCAGTATTCTTGCCCTAAAATACTGGAGTGGACAGGTTTTATTATAGCATCTTCATCCAAAACTAGGTCCAAAGCCTCTGCAGCGCTGCTAGGGGAGAGCAGGGATTCATGGGAGTGGGATTCTTTGAAGCTCTGCATCAATCGCGtcctgggaagggggggaggaaaggagagaggattTCCGTTCAGATTCCAAGCTGCCATAAATTGCACAATTAAAAACTTCCATACAAtagacagaaacaaaacaagccaCTCCAAAATTGTCTGCATGCTTTATGAGATCTGATCCTCTCATAATTAGTTTATGGAGATGATAAGACCACCAGATTTACAGTTCTGGCATTTGCGGTTTGGTCTGTTGACTCGATGCCTGTGACTCATCCTGCAAGTTGAAAACAGGTTTCTTTAATTGACAAGACCTTGAATGTGATGTTTGTATGGACTTGGCATGATAAAAGAGAGTTCAGGTAATAAAGGGTTATCCCAGACCTCTATGACACAtttggaggaaaggaaaagaatgAAACTGcggtggaagggggggggatgagATGAATAAGATGAGCGGATAGCTGTATTGTCGGCTAAAATGTCAAGATGCGCCAGCAGGAGGTGAGTTTGAGTTTGATTGCCTTGATCTGTCAGCCTGAACGATAGATGGACTCATACATGTTCAAAACGCTTTGGCAGCCGAGGTTGAGCAGCTGCGTCAGAATACTCGAGTGTGAAGTCAGACGCTGAGAGCTTACGGAAGCCTCAACTCAGCGCCGCCCAGCGATCCCTGGGTGTGGAAAGACTTAAAATGGGCTGCGGTGACAGCTGTCTTAGGCAGCATTTACACACTCACAGAGGAACAGCGATTTGGCCCCAGCCTCAACACAGCACGGCGGGCTGAGATAATCCATAAACTGGTTCCAATGGCGCTTACGCTAAGGTGTGAACCAAGGTTGGATCTCCTGGTTCCCTTGTCTTTGTTGAAGGGAAAACGTATGTGCACGTCCTGACAAGATTGTGTGAGGGCAGCATAAATTGTGATCACAATGCAGCCCGGATCTTAACAGAGGTGAAGACGGAATATGAATAAGAAAAAGGCGTCCTTCAGGGGTTTGAGAGCTGTCCTGAGACG is a window of Takifugu flavidus isolate HTHZ2018 chromosome 21, ASM371156v2, whole genome shotgun sequence DNA encoding:
- the LOC130518217 gene encoding ras/Rap GTPase-activating protein SynGAP-like isoform X5 is translated as MDTSSKSWLPHQSQFGLVGQAEVCCGGPGVLTPNQSRRASFASVRQSSMETPPNATPQPFRQPSFLNRRLKGSIKRAKSQPKLDRTSSFRQMILPRFRSADQERTRLMQSFKESHSHESLLSPSSAAEALDLVLDEDAIIKPVHSSILGQEYCFEVTTNSGTKCFACRSASERDKWIENLQRAVKPNKDNSRRVDNVLKLWIIEARDLPAKKRYYCELCLDDMLYARTTSKPRTDTVFWGEHFEFNNLPTIRSLRLHLYKETDKKRRKEKSTYLGLVSIPISSITGRQFFEQWYPVIQSSVLAKSGGVGSAKVINASLRVKSRYQTMNILPMELYKEFAEYITNNYRTLCAVLEPLLSVKSKEEVAFALVHILQSTGKTKEFLSDMAMCEVDRFMDREHLIFRENTLATKAVEEYLKLIGHRYLKDAIGDFIRALYESEENCEVDPMRIPPSVLADHQANLRMCCELLLCKIINSLCIFPRELKEVFASWRARCAERGREDLADSLITSSLFLRFMCPAIMSPSLFNLMQEYPAEPTSRTLTLIAKVMQTLASFSKFGPKEEYMYFMNEFLEMEWDSMQQFLFEISNMDAGGNAGGFEGYIDLGRELSMLHSLLWEVMGQLSKDAILKLGPLPRLLNDINVALRNPQLHMPSNHQPDRPKDRLFSRPSFNRLKSSDFQSHMMRDLNSSIDISRLPSPTTGVSAVESLSSNLNMRRLAERDLRSSREVFYVTRPPLARSSPAYCTSSSDITEPDPKVHSVNKSVSMMDLQDSRMNSISNLNSVGDMLTSSQASIAGLGHSFGNLCGPLRHMPAGSAGSGLRLSQMGHIGGPTESISQQQQHAAAAMNFPLSFQNPLFHLAAQNSPAQSQSHPPPLLLAPEPENGHLDYQPAFGNSAFSRSEDLSALRTQSSLVQPSIVHSHSYSDDFTRQNQSNDFAWHQLSLQVQDSLQQQQQHLVGITSQTATGTGTPASLATPPTTVHPVRQSSIAPPHLKSQRSINTPATATPPKVRPQSRNLLLDSSDANFSGGQPKLRQAQQQQAAQQQEQAQLSVTDSPAPGLPYQTSSAKESQGPAAAGEVSTDTPTKNTKKSAQSQLQPPQQHLLKPGNKQGSQSTLNTPALNERTVAWVSNMPHLSADIESLRPDREGQLKEYSKSMDESRLDRVKEYEEEIHSLKERLKMSHRKLEEYEQRLLSQEQQTSKILQQYQNRLEDSERRLKQQQVEKDCQIKGIISRLMAVEDELRGGAIPDIRPRILTDQSINQGYGHPGS
- the LOC130518217 gene encoding ras/Rap GTPase-activating protein SynGAP-like isoform X2, producing the protein MDTSSKSWLPHQSQFGLVGQAEVCCGGPGVLTPNQSRRASFASVRQSSMETPPNATPQPFRQPRKRANNAAFVVPVQNSKFLLLKSFLNRRLKGSIKRAKSQPKLDRTSSFRQMILPRFRSADQERTRLMQSFKESHSHESLLSPSSAAEALDLVLDEDAIIKPVHSSILGQEYCFEVTTNSGTKCFACRSASERDKWIENLQRAVKPNKDNSRRVDNVLKLWIIEARDLPAKKRYYCELCLDDMLYARTTSKPRTDTVFWGEHFEFNNLPTIRSLRLHLYKETDKKRRKEKSTYLGLVSIPISSITGRQFFEQWYPVIQSSVLAKSGGVGSAKVINASLRVKSRYQTMNILPMELYKEFAEYITNNYRTLCAVLEPLLSVKSKEEVAFALVHILQSTGKTKEFLSDMAMCEVDRFMDREHLIFRENTLATKAVEEYLKLIGHRYLKDAIGDFIRALYESEENCEVDPMRIPPSVLADHQANLRMCCELLLCKIINSLCIFPRELKEVFASWRARCAERGREDLADSLITSSLFLRFMCPAIMSPSLFNLMQEYPAEPTSRTLTLIAKVMQTLASFSKFGPKEEYMYFMNEFLEMEWDSMQQFLFEISNMDAGGNAGGFEGYIDLGRELSMLHSLLWEVMGQLSKDAILKLGPLPRLLNDINVALRNPQLHMPSNHQPDRPKDRLFSRPSFNRLKSSDFQSHMMRDLNSSIDISRLPSPTTGVSAVESLSSNLNMRRLAERDLRSSREVFYVTRPPLARSSPAYCTSSSDITEPDPKVHSVNKSVSMMDLQDSRMNSISNLNSVGDMLTSSQASIAGLGHSFGNLCGPLRHMPAGSAGSGLRLSQMGHIGGPTESISQQQQHAAAAMNFPLSFQNPLFHLAAQNSPAQSQSHPPPLLLAPEPENGHLDYQPAFGNSAFSRSEDLSALRTQSSLVQPSIVHSHSYSDDFTRQNQSNDFAWHQLSLQVQDSLQQQQQHLVGITSQTATGTGTPASLATPPTTVHPVRQSSIAPPHLKSQRSINTPATATPPKVRPQSRNLLLDSSDANFSGGQPKLRQAQQQQAAQQQEQAQLSVTDSPAPGLPYQTSSAKESQGPAAAGEVSTDTPTKNTKKSAQSQLQPPQQHLLKPGNKQGSQSTLNTPALNERTVAWVSNMPHLSADIESLRPDREGQLKEYSKSMDESRLDRVKEYEEEIHSLKERLKMSHRKLEEYEQRLLSQEQQTSKILQQYQNRLEDSERRLKQQQVEKDCQIKGIISRLMAVEDELRGGAIPDIRPRILTDQSINQGYGHPGS
- the LOC130518217 gene encoding ras/Rap GTPase-activating protein SynGAP-like isoform X7, coding for METPPNATPQPFRQPSFLNRRLKGSIKRAKSQPKLDRTSSFRQMILPRFRSADQERTRLMQSFKESHSHESLLSPSSAAEALDLVLDEDAIIKPVHSSILGQEYCFEVTTNSGTKCFACRSASERDKWIENLQRAVKPNKNGAFCFQDNSRRVDNVLKLWIIEARDLPAKKRYYCELCLDDMLYARTTSKPRTDTVFWGEHFEFNNLPTIRSLRLHLYKETDKKRRKEKSTYLGLVSIPISSITGRQFFEQWYPVIQSSVLAKSGGVGSAKVINASLRVKSRYQTMNILPMELYKEFAEYITNNYRTLCAVLEPLLSVKSKEEVAFALVHILQSTGKTKEFLSDMAMCEVDRFMDREHLIFRENTLATKAVEEYLKLIGHRYLKDAIGDFIRALYESEENCEVDPMRIPPSVLADHQANLRMCCELLLCKIINSLCIFPRELKEVFASWRARCAERGREDLADSLITSSLFLRFMCPAIMSPSLFNLMQEYPAEPTSRTLTLIAKVMQTLASFSKFGPKEEYMYFMNEFLEMEWDSMQQFLFEISNMDAGGNAGGFEGYIDLGRELSMLHSLLWEVMGQLSKDAILKLGPLPRLLNDINVALRNPQLHMPSNHQPDRPKDRLFSRPSFNRLKSSDFQSHMMRDLNSSIDISRLPSPTTGVSAVESLSSNLNMRRLAERDLRSSREVFYVTRPPLARSSPAYCTSSSDITEPDPKVHSVNKSVSMMDLQDSRMNSISNLNSVGDMLTSSQASIAGLGHSFGNLCGPLRHMPAGSAGSGLRLSQMGHIGGPTESISQQQQHAAAAMNFPLSFQNPLFHLAAQNSPAQSQSHPPPLLLAPEPENGHLDYQPAFGNSAFSRSEDLSALRTQSSLVQPSIVHSHSYSDDFTRQNQSNDFAWHQLSLQVQDSLQQQQQHLVGITSQTATGTGTPASLATPPTTVHPVRQSSIAPPHLKSQRSINTPATATPPKVRPQSRNLLLDSSDANFSGGQPKLRQAQQQQAAQQQEQAQLSVTDSPAPGLPYQTSSAKESQGPAAAGEVSTDTPTKNTKKSAQSQLQPPQQHLLKPGNKQGSQSTLNTPALNERTVAWVSNMPHLSADIESLRPDREGQLKEYSKSMDESRLDRVKEYEEEIHSLKERLKMSHRKLEEYEQRLLSQEQQTSKILQQYQNRLEDSERRLKQQQVEKDCQIKGIISRLMAVEDELRGGAIPDIRPRILTDQSINQGYGHPGS